Proteins encoded within one genomic window of Theobroma cacao cultivar B97-61/B2 chromosome 7, Criollo_cocoa_genome_V2, whole genome shotgun sequence:
- the LOC18594944 gene encoding lysine-specific demethylase JMJ25 isoform X5 has protein sequence MKEGQPVGVLSFRDLAAVPFEAPPDELRCARSGGGGWRCNRWRVHAQRYCEFHFLHEKHRRNNHRSVRPKPVETLPLSHHKENNGDRYSCCSSAVLTRSRRKRDHSQQQEKEEEMGVSIPDEGDGNDREVEPCSRRARSAKMATLKQESGPSGKKDGNGGKIECSSRKKRTPNVSAEKEVEVIHENFPNHKGKEEKEGYCHQCHRFKSRVMTCGKCQRKRYCDSCIKKWYPQFSEEAIAESCPFCRKNCNCRQCLQSNKLMEDVKNSGMPSNKEEKINHLNYLISLLYPFLKQFYEEQKKEIVLEAKIKGLQPSEIEVLQAVCDDYERLYCNNCKTSIVDLHRVCPKCSYELCLTCCWEIRDKCLRGGDKMVQRYFDRGKAYLHGGEALPLPLDKKKNKTSSRKLIKLLSKWQAKGNGDIPCPIERLGGCGHECLELKCVFPVSRVSMLIMKAKRLVKFHKLEDTLGTLRGNFSCLKFDNEIGSVNDALRLSASRKDCSDNYLYSPSAKDIQQGDLEQFRWHWIKGEPVIVRNVLELTSGLSWEPMVMWRAICDVSKKDSSNFNVRAIDCLDFCEVELNIHKFFMGYLKGFSHSNSWPKLLQLKDWPPSNFFEELLPRHCAELVSALPFLEYTNPYSGILNVAAKLPANCLKPDLGPKTYIAYGFVDELGRGDSVTKLHYDMSDAVNVLMHTADVTLTSEQHADIEMLKKRHVGQDQIELHGTDEDSCLPPKEQVDVNFLLKAVEPLKRKSKTSTKEVKSCQSSHSKSKLLMKTSKLKNDEESKLEKKSNRRNDEAHTIDTSFSNIHSLNGTEKDSCLPLKEQVDVDVMVEAVKAPKRKSETRKKKVKSCRSSLSESKLFQNEEESKLDERDGRMDEAHSDESIVACSTNKACQQGSVGGASQYVRDAMEASGGGAVWDIFRRQDVPKLEEYLRKHHREFRHVYGSPVDQVVHPIHDQTFYLTMHHKRKLKEEFGVEPWTIVQKLGEAIFIPAGCPHQVRNLKSCIKVALDFVSPENIHECIRLTEEFRVLPHNHRAKEDKLEGCPFSDR, from the exons ATGAAAGAAGGGCAGCCAGTGGGAGTACTGTCCTTTCGTGACCTTGCAGCAGTTCCATTTGAAGCACCTCCGGACGAGCTACGTTGTGCGAGAAGTGGTGGAGGTGGGTGGCGTTGTAACCGCTGGCGTGTCCACGCTCAAAGATACTGTGAATTTCATTTCCTCCATGAAAAACACCGGAGAAATAACCACAGGAGTGTGAGACCAAAACCCGTAGAAACCCTTCCTTTGAGTCATCACAAGGAGAATAATGGTGATCGGTATTCTTGTTGTTCTTCTGCTGTGCTTACAAGGTCCAGGAGGAAGAGAGACCACAGccaacaacaagaaaaagaagaagaaatgggTGTTTCTATTCCAGACGAGGGAGATGGAAATGATAGAGAAGTTGAGCCTTGTTCACGAAGGGCTAGGAGTGCCAAGATGGCTACGCTGAAACAAGAGAGTGGCCCCTCT GGGAAGAAAGACGGAAATGGTGGCAAAATTGAGTGTTCTTCAAGGAAGAAGCGGACTCCCAATGTGTCAGCTGAAAAGGAAGTTGAGgtaattcatgaaaatttcccCAAT CACAAGGGTAAGGAAGAGAAGGAAGGTTATTGCCATCAGTGCCATAGGTTCAAAAGCAGAGTGATGACCTGCGGCAAGTGTCAACGTAAACGCTACTGTGATTCATGCATAAAAAAAtg GTATCCACAATTTTCAGAGGAAGCAATAGCAGAGTCATGCCCGTTTTGCCGTAAAAATTGCAATTGCAGACAATGTCTGCAATCGAACAAACTTATGGAG GATGTCAAAAACTCTGGAATGCCATCGaataaagaggaaaaaataaaCCACTTGAATTATCTTATATCCTTGCTGTATCCTTTCCTGAAACAATTTTATGAGGAGCAAAAGAAGGAAATAGTGCTTGAAGCCAAGATCAAAG GATTACAGCCATCAGAGATAGAAGTGCTACAGGCTGTTTGTGATGATTATGAACGTTTGTATTG CAATAATTGCAAAACTTCTATAGTTGATCTCCATAGAGTTTGCCCAAAATGTTCATACGAGCTTTGCCTTACTTGTTGCTGGGAAATTCGGGATAAATGCTTGAggggtggagataaaatggtCCAAAGATATTTTGATAGAGGGAAAGCCTATTTACATGGAGGGGAAGCTCTACCTTTACCAttagataagaaaaagaacaagacAAGTTCTAGGAAACTCATCAAGCTACTATCTAAGTGGCAAGCGAAGGGAAACGGTGACATCCCCTGTCCAATTGAAAGATTGGGTGGTTGTGGACATGAGTGCTTGGAGTTGAAATGCGTGTTCCCAGTCAGTCGGGTTTCAATGTTGATAATGAAAGCTAAAAGATTAGTTAAATTCCATAAACTTGAGGATACACTTGGAACCTTGAGAGGAAATTTTTCTTGTCTGAAATTTGATAATGAGATTGGCTCTGTGAATGATGCATTACGGTTATCAGCATCTCGGAAAGACTGTAGTGATAACTACTTGTATAGTCCGTCAGCCAAGGATATACAACAGGGGGATCTAGAGCAATTTCGGTGGCATTGGATTAAGGGAGAGCCAGTGATTGTTAGAAATGTTCTTGAATTAACCTCTGGCTTAAGTTGGGAGCCAATGGTAATGTGGCGTGCAATATGTGATGTATCAAAAAAAGATTCCTCAAACTTTAATGTGAGAGCAATTGATTGTCTTGACTTTTGTGAG GTTGAACTGAATATTCATAAGTTTTTCATGGGGTATTTAAAGGGCTTTTCACATAGTAACTCTTGGCCTAAGTTGCTGCAACTAAAAGATTGGCCTCCATCTAATTTCTTTGAAGAGCTCTTACCACGCCATTGTGCAGAACTTGTCAGTGCCTTGCCATTTTTGGAATACACAAATCCTTACTCTGGCATCCTCAATGTTGCAGCAAAGTTGCCTGCAAACTGCTTGAAGCCTGATCTTGGTCCAAAAACATATATAGCTTATGGATTTGTTGACGAGCTTGGACGTGGAGACTCAGTGACCAAGCTTCACTATGACATGTCAGATGCG GTGAATGTTTTGATGCACACAGCAGATGTTACTCTTACCTCTGAGCAGCATGCTGATATAGAAATGTTGAAAAAGAGGCATGTGGGCCAAGATCAAATAGAGCTACATGGCACCGATGAGGATTCTTGTTTGCCACCGAAAGAGCAAGTAGATGTCAATTTTTTGCTGAAAGCTGTGGAGCCTCTAAAGAGGAAAAGTAAAACTAGCACGAAGGAAGTGAAATCATGTCAAAGCTCACACTCAAAGTCCAAATTGCTGATGAAAACTTCTAAGTTAAAAAATGATGAGGAATCTAAATTGGAGAAAAAAAGCAACAGGAGAAATGATGAGGCTCATACCATTGAtacttcattttcaaatatccATTCTCTTAATGGCACTGAAAAAGATTCTTGTTTGCCATTGAAAGAGCAAGTTGATGTAGATGTCATGGTTGAAGCTGTGAAGGCTCCAAAGAGGAAGAGTGAAActagaaagaagaaagtgaaATCTTGTCGAAGTTCATTGTCAGAGTCTAAACTATTTCAAAATGAAGAGGAATCTAAATTGGATGAACGTGATGGGAGAATGGATGAGGCTCATTCTG ATGAATCTATAGTGGCTTGTTCAACAAATAAAGCTTGTCAGCAAGGTTCTGTAGGTGGTGCTTCTCAATATGTTCGTGATGCAATGGAAGCATCTGGAGGTGGGGCTGTTTGGGATATTTTTCGTAGGCAAGATGTACCCAAACTTGAGGAATACCTTAGGAAGCACCATAGAGAATTCAGGCATGTTTATGGCTCTCCAGTGGATCAG GTTGTGCATCCGATTCATGATCAGACTTTCTACCTGACCATGCATCATAAGAGAAAGCTCAAGGAGGAGTTTG GAGTTGAGCCTTGGACCATTGTGCAGAAACTTGGAGAGGCAATATTTATACCTGCTGGTTGTCCTCATCAAGTGAGAAATCTCAAG TCATGCATAAAAGTTGCTCTTGACTTTGTGTCTCCTGAAAACATTCATGAATGCATCCGTTTAACTGAGGAGTTTCGGGTTCTACCACACAACCATAGGGCTAAAGAGGATAAATTAGAG GGGTGTCCCTTTTCAGACAGATGA
- the LOC18594944 gene encoding lysine-specific demethylase JMJ25 isoform X1: MKEGQPVGVLSFRDLAAVPFEAPPDELRCARSGGGGWRCNRWRVHAQRYCEFHFLHEKHRRNNHRSVRPKPVETLPLSHHKENNGDRYSCCSSAVLTRSRRKRDHSQQQEKEEEMGVSIPDEGDGNDREVEPCSRRARSAKMATLKQESGPSGKKDGNGGKIECSSRKKRTPNVSAEKEVEVIHENFPNHKGKEEKEGYCHQCHRFKSRVMTCGKCQRKRYCDSCIKKWYPQFSEEAIAESCPFCRKNCNCRQCLQSNKLMEDVKNSGMPSNKEEKINHLNYLISLLYPFLKQFYEEQKKEIVLEAKIKGLQPSEIEVLQAVCDDYERLYCNNCKTSIVDLHRVCPKCSYELCLTCCWEIRDKCLRGGDKMVQRYFDRGKAYLHGGEALPLPLDKKKNKTSSRKLIKLLSKWQAKGNGDIPCPIERLGGCGHECLELKCVFPVSRVSMLIMKAKRLVKFHKLEDTLGTLRGNFSCLKFDNEIGSVNDALRLSASRKDCSDNYLYSPSAKDIQQGDLEQFRWHWIKGEPVIVRNVLELTSGLSWEPMVMWRAICDVSKKDSSNFNVRAIDCLDFCEVELNIHKFFMGYLKGFSHSNSWPKLLQLKDWPPSNFFEELLPRHCAELVSALPFLEYTNPYSGILNVAAKLPANCLKPDLGPKTYIAYGFVDELGRGDSVTKLHYDMSDAVNVLMHTADVTLTSEQHADIEMLKKRHVGQDQIELHGTDEDSCLPPKEQVDVNFLLKAVEPLKRKSKTSTKEVKSCQSSHSKSKLLMKTSKLKNDEESKLEKKSNRRNDEAHTIDTSFSNIHSLNGTEKDSCLPLKEQVDVDVMVEAVKAPKRKSETRKKKVKSCRSSLSESKLFQNEEESKLDERDGRMDEAHSDESIVACSTNKACQQGSVGGASQYVRDAMEASGGGAVWDIFRRQDVPKLEEYLRKHHREFRHVYGSPVDQVVHPIHDQTFYLTMHHKRKLKEEFGVEPWTIVQKLGEAIFIPAGCPHQVRNLKSCIKVALDFVSPENIHECIRLTEEFRVLPHNHRAKEDKLEVKKMMLHALNYAVEELEKLTA; this comes from the exons ATGAAAGAAGGGCAGCCAGTGGGAGTACTGTCCTTTCGTGACCTTGCAGCAGTTCCATTTGAAGCACCTCCGGACGAGCTACGTTGTGCGAGAAGTGGTGGAGGTGGGTGGCGTTGTAACCGCTGGCGTGTCCACGCTCAAAGATACTGTGAATTTCATTTCCTCCATGAAAAACACCGGAGAAATAACCACAGGAGTGTGAGACCAAAACCCGTAGAAACCCTTCCTTTGAGTCATCACAAGGAGAATAATGGTGATCGGTATTCTTGTTGTTCTTCTGCTGTGCTTACAAGGTCCAGGAGGAAGAGAGACCACAGccaacaacaagaaaaagaagaagaaatgggTGTTTCTATTCCAGACGAGGGAGATGGAAATGATAGAGAAGTTGAGCCTTGTTCACGAAGGGCTAGGAGTGCCAAGATGGCTACGCTGAAACAAGAGAGTGGCCCCTCT GGGAAGAAAGACGGAAATGGTGGCAAAATTGAGTGTTCTTCAAGGAAGAAGCGGACTCCCAATGTGTCAGCTGAAAAGGAAGTTGAGgtaattcatgaaaatttcccCAAT CACAAGGGTAAGGAAGAGAAGGAAGGTTATTGCCATCAGTGCCATAGGTTCAAAAGCAGAGTGATGACCTGCGGCAAGTGTCAACGTAAACGCTACTGTGATTCATGCATAAAAAAAtg GTATCCACAATTTTCAGAGGAAGCAATAGCAGAGTCATGCCCGTTTTGCCGTAAAAATTGCAATTGCAGACAATGTCTGCAATCGAACAAACTTATGGAG GATGTCAAAAACTCTGGAATGCCATCGaataaagaggaaaaaataaaCCACTTGAATTATCTTATATCCTTGCTGTATCCTTTCCTGAAACAATTTTATGAGGAGCAAAAGAAGGAAATAGTGCTTGAAGCCAAGATCAAAG GATTACAGCCATCAGAGATAGAAGTGCTACAGGCTGTTTGTGATGATTATGAACGTTTGTATTG CAATAATTGCAAAACTTCTATAGTTGATCTCCATAGAGTTTGCCCAAAATGTTCATACGAGCTTTGCCTTACTTGTTGCTGGGAAATTCGGGATAAATGCTTGAggggtggagataaaatggtCCAAAGATATTTTGATAGAGGGAAAGCCTATTTACATGGAGGGGAAGCTCTACCTTTACCAttagataagaaaaagaacaagacAAGTTCTAGGAAACTCATCAAGCTACTATCTAAGTGGCAAGCGAAGGGAAACGGTGACATCCCCTGTCCAATTGAAAGATTGGGTGGTTGTGGACATGAGTGCTTGGAGTTGAAATGCGTGTTCCCAGTCAGTCGGGTTTCAATGTTGATAATGAAAGCTAAAAGATTAGTTAAATTCCATAAACTTGAGGATACACTTGGAACCTTGAGAGGAAATTTTTCTTGTCTGAAATTTGATAATGAGATTGGCTCTGTGAATGATGCATTACGGTTATCAGCATCTCGGAAAGACTGTAGTGATAACTACTTGTATAGTCCGTCAGCCAAGGATATACAACAGGGGGATCTAGAGCAATTTCGGTGGCATTGGATTAAGGGAGAGCCAGTGATTGTTAGAAATGTTCTTGAATTAACCTCTGGCTTAAGTTGGGAGCCAATGGTAATGTGGCGTGCAATATGTGATGTATCAAAAAAAGATTCCTCAAACTTTAATGTGAGAGCAATTGATTGTCTTGACTTTTGTGAG GTTGAACTGAATATTCATAAGTTTTTCATGGGGTATTTAAAGGGCTTTTCACATAGTAACTCTTGGCCTAAGTTGCTGCAACTAAAAGATTGGCCTCCATCTAATTTCTTTGAAGAGCTCTTACCACGCCATTGTGCAGAACTTGTCAGTGCCTTGCCATTTTTGGAATACACAAATCCTTACTCTGGCATCCTCAATGTTGCAGCAAAGTTGCCTGCAAACTGCTTGAAGCCTGATCTTGGTCCAAAAACATATATAGCTTATGGATTTGTTGACGAGCTTGGACGTGGAGACTCAGTGACCAAGCTTCACTATGACATGTCAGATGCG GTGAATGTTTTGATGCACACAGCAGATGTTACTCTTACCTCTGAGCAGCATGCTGATATAGAAATGTTGAAAAAGAGGCATGTGGGCCAAGATCAAATAGAGCTACATGGCACCGATGAGGATTCTTGTTTGCCACCGAAAGAGCAAGTAGATGTCAATTTTTTGCTGAAAGCTGTGGAGCCTCTAAAGAGGAAAAGTAAAACTAGCACGAAGGAAGTGAAATCATGTCAAAGCTCACACTCAAAGTCCAAATTGCTGATGAAAACTTCTAAGTTAAAAAATGATGAGGAATCTAAATTGGAGAAAAAAAGCAACAGGAGAAATGATGAGGCTCATACCATTGAtacttcattttcaaatatccATTCTCTTAATGGCACTGAAAAAGATTCTTGTTTGCCATTGAAAGAGCAAGTTGATGTAGATGTCATGGTTGAAGCTGTGAAGGCTCCAAAGAGGAAGAGTGAAActagaaagaagaaagtgaaATCTTGTCGAAGTTCATTGTCAGAGTCTAAACTATTTCAAAATGAAGAGGAATCTAAATTGGATGAACGTGATGGGAGAATGGATGAGGCTCATTCTG ATGAATCTATAGTGGCTTGTTCAACAAATAAAGCTTGTCAGCAAGGTTCTGTAGGTGGTGCTTCTCAATATGTTCGTGATGCAATGGAAGCATCTGGAGGTGGGGCTGTTTGGGATATTTTTCGTAGGCAAGATGTACCCAAACTTGAGGAATACCTTAGGAAGCACCATAGAGAATTCAGGCATGTTTATGGCTCTCCAGTGGATCAG GTTGTGCATCCGATTCATGATCAGACTTTCTACCTGACCATGCATCATAAGAGAAAGCTCAAGGAGGAGTTTG GAGTTGAGCCTTGGACCATTGTGCAGAAACTTGGAGAGGCAATATTTATACCTGCTGGTTGTCCTCATCAAGTGAGAAATCTCAAG TCATGCATAAAAGTTGCTCTTGACTTTGTGTCTCCTGAAAACATTCATGAATGCATCCGTTTAACTGAGGAGTTTCGGGTTCTACCACACAACCATAGGGCTAAAGAGGATAAATTAGAG GTGAAGAAAATGATGCTTCATGCTTTGAACTATGCCGTGGAGGAATTGGAGAAGCTCACAGCATGA
- the LOC18594944 gene encoding lysine-specific demethylase JMJ25 isoform X6: MKEGQPVGVLSFRDLAAVPFEAPPDELRCARSGGGGWRCNRWRVHAQRYCEFHFLHEKHRRNNHRSVRPKPVETLPLSHHKENNGDRYSCCSSAVLTRSRRKRDHSQQQEKEEEMGVSIPDEGDGNDREVEPCSRRARSAKMATLKQESGPSGKKDGNGGKIECSSRKKRTPNVSAEKEVEVIHENFPNHKGKEEKEGYCHQCHRFKSRVMTCGKCQRKRYCDSCIKKWYPQFSEEAIAESCPFCRKNCNCRQCLQSNKLMEDVKNSGMPSNKEEKINHLNYLISLLYPFLKQFYEEQKKEIVLEAKIKGLQPSEIEVLQAVCDDYERLYCNNCKTSIVDLHRVCPKCSYELCLTCCWEIRDKCLRGGDKMVQRYFDRGKAYLHGGEALPLPLDKKKNKTSSRKLIKLLSKWQAKGNGDIPCPIERLGGCGHECLELKCVFPVSRVSMLIMKAKRLVKFHKLEDTLGTLRGNFSCLKFDNEIGSVNDALRLSASRKDCSDNYLYSPSAKDIQQGDLEQFRWHWIKGEPVIVRNVLELTSGLSWEPMVMWRAICDVSKKDSSNFNVRAIDCLDFCEVELNIHKFFMGYLKGFSHSNSWPKLLQLKDWPPSNFFEELLPRHCAELVSALPFLEYTNPYSGILNVAAKLPANCLKPDLGPKTYIAYGFVDELGRGDSVTKLHYDMSDAVNVLMHTADVTLTSEQHADIEMLKKRHVGQDQIELHGTDEDSCLPPKEQVDVNFLLKAVEPLKRKSKTSTKEVKSCQSSHSKSKLLMKTSKLKNDEESKLEKKSNRRNDEAHTIDTSFSNIHSLNGTEKDSCLPLKEQVDVDVMVEAVKAPKRKSETRKKKVKSCRSSLSESKLFQNEEESKLDERDGRMDEAHSDESIVACSTNKACQQGSVGGASQYVRDAMEASGGGAVWDIFRRQDVPKLEEYLRKHHREFRHVYGSPVDQVVHPIHDQTFYLTMHHKRKLKEEFGVEPWTIVQKLGEAIFIPAGCPHQVRNLKACKFLDMLFNTEMAIHNFDVKI, translated from the exons ATGAAAGAAGGGCAGCCAGTGGGAGTACTGTCCTTTCGTGACCTTGCAGCAGTTCCATTTGAAGCACCTCCGGACGAGCTACGTTGTGCGAGAAGTGGTGGAGGTGGGTGGCGTTGTAACCGCTGGCGTGTCCACGCTCAAAGATACTGTGAATTTCATTTCCTCCATGAAAAACACCGGAGAAATAACCACAGGAGTGTGAGACCAAAACCCGTAGAAACCCTTCCTTTGAGTCATCACAAGGAGAATAATGGTGATCGGTATTCTTGTTGTTCTTCTGCTGTGCTTACAAGGTCCAGGAGGAAGAGAGACCACAGccaacaacaagaaaaagaagaagaaatgggTGTTTCTATTCCAGACGAGGGAGATGGAAATGATAGAGAAGTTGAGCCTTGTTCACGAAGGGCTAGGAGTGCCAAGATGGCTACGCTGAAACAAGAGAGTGGCCCCTCT GGGAAGAAAGACGGAAATGGTGGCAAAATTGAGTGTTCTTCAAGGAAGAAGCGGACTCCCAATGTGTCAGCTGAAAAGGAAGTTGAGgtaattcatgaaaatttcccCAAT CACAAGGGTAAGGAAGAGAAGGAAGGTTATTGCCATCAGTGCCATAGGTTCAAAAGCAGAGTGATGACCTGCGGCAAGTGTCAACGTAAACGCTACTGTGATTCATGCATAAAAAAAtg GTATCCACAATTTTCAGAGGAAGCAATAGCAGAGTCATGCCCGTTTTGCCGTAAAAATTGCAATTGCAGACAATGTCTGCAATCGAACAAACTTATGGAG GATGTCAAAAACTCTGGAATGCCATCGaataaagaggaaaaaataaaCCACTTGAATTATCTTATATCCTTGCTGTATCCTTTCCTGAAACAATTTTATGAGGAGCAAAAGAAGGAAATAGTGCTTGAAGCCAAGATCAAAG GATTACAGCCATCAGAGATAGAAGTGCTACAGGCTGTTTGTGATGATTATGAACGTTTGTATTG CAATAATTGCAAAACTTCTATAGTTGATCTCCATAGAGTTTGCCCAAAATGTTCATACGAGCTTTGCCTTACTTGTTGCTGGGAAATTCGGGATAAATGCTTGAggggtggagataaaatggtCCAAAGATATTTTGATAGAGGGAAAGCCTATTTACATGGAGGGGAAGCTCTACCTTTACCAttagataagaaaaagaacaagacAAGTTCTAGGAAACTCATCAAGCTACTATCTAAGTGGCAAGCGAAGGGAAACGGTGACATCCCCTGTCCAATTGAAAGATTGGGTGGTTGTGGACATGAGTGCTTGGAGTTGAAATGCGTGTTCCCAGTCAGTCGGGTTTCAATGTTGATAATGAAAGCTAAAAGATTAGTTAAATTCCATAAACTTGAGGATACACTTGGAACCTTGAGAGGAAATTTTTCTTGTCTGAAATTTGATAATGAGATTGGCTCTGTGAATGATGCATTACGGTTATCAGCATCTCGGAAAGACTGTAGTGATAACTACTTGTATAGTCCGTCAGCCAAGGATATACAACAGGGGGATCTAGAGCAATTTCGGTGGCATTGGATTAAGGGAGAGCCAGTGATTGTTAGAAATGTTCTTGAATTAACCTCTGGCTTAAGTTGGGAGCCAATGGTAATGTGGCGTGCAATATGTGATGTATCAAAAAAAGATTCCTCAAACTTTAATGTGAGAGCAATTGATTGTCTTGACTTTTGTGAG GTTGAACTGAATATTCATAAGTTTTTCATGGGGTATTTAAAGGGCTTTTCACATAGTAACTCTTGGCCTAAGTTGCTGCAACTAAAAGATTGGCCTCCATCTAATTTCTTTGAAGAGCTCTTACCACGCCATTGTGCAGAACTTGTCAGTGCCTTGCCATTTTTGGAATACACAAATCCTTACTCTGGCATCCTCAATGTTGCAGCAAAGTTGCCTGCAAACTGCTTGAAGCCTGATCTTGGTCCAAAAACATATATAGCTTATGGATTTGTTGACGAGCTTGGACGTGGAGACTCAGTGACCAAGCTTCACTATGACATGTCAGATGCG GTGAATGTTTTGATGCACACAGCAGATGTTACTCTTACCTCTGAGCAGCATGCTGATATAGAAATGTTGAAAAAGAGGCATGTGGGCCAAGATCAAATAGAGCTACATGGCACCGATGAGGATTCTTGTTTGCCACCGAAAGAGCAAGTAGATGTCAATTTTTTGCTGAAAGCTGTGGAGCCTCTAAAGAGGAAAAGTAAAACTAGCACGAAGGAAGTGAAATCATGTCAAAGCTCACACTCAAAGTCCAAATTGCTGATGAAAACTTCTAAGTTAAAAAATGATGAGGAATCTAAATTGGAGAAAAAAAGCAACAGGAGAAATGATGAGGCTCATACCATTGAtacttcattttcaaatatccATTCTCTTAATGGCACTGAAAAAGATTCTTGTTTGCCATTGAAAGAGCAAGTTGATGTAGATGTCATGGTTGAAGCTGTGAAGGCTCCAAAGAGGAAGAGTGAAActagaaagaagaaagtgaaATCTTGTCGAAGTTCATTGTCAGAGTCTAAACTATTTCAAAATGAAGAGGAATCTAAATTGGATGAACGTGATGGGAGAATGGATGAGGCTCATTCTG ATGAATCTATAGTGGCTTGTTCAACAAATAAAGCTTGTCAGCAAGGTTCTGTAGGTGGTGCTTCTCAATATGTTCGTGATGCAATGGAAGCATCTGGAGGTGGGGCTGTTTGGGATATTTTTCGTAGGCAAGATGTACCCAAACTTGAGGAATACCTTAGGAAGCACCATAGAGAATTCAGGCATGTTTATGGCTCTCCAGTGGATCAG GTTGTGCATCCGATTCATGATCAGACTTTCTACCTGACCATGCATCATAAGAGAAAGCTCAAGGAGGAGTTTG GAGTTGAGCCTTGGACCATTGTGCAGAAACTTGGAGAGGCAATATTTATACCTGCTGGTTGTCCTCATCAAGTGAGAAATCTCAAGGCATGTAAATTCTTGGATATGCTCTTTAATACAGAGATGGCAATACATAACTTTGATGTGAAGATTTAA